CAAAATGCATAGGTTACTAACGATTTCTTGATTTATTTAAGGGTCAGTTGAAATGCTCAGAACTAATCCTGGAAACATCGTGTATAGCACGGATACAATCCAAACATACACAAAGCAGTAGTCATATgtgctgtactttttttttttacatacttgaCATCTATTTGAACTTAGCTTTGCATTATGTCTTTACAGTTACTTGTAAGCTTGAGGTGACGGAACCTGAAGTAATAAGAACCATCCCAATGGGAAAAACTGATTTCAAAGCTGGAGAAATGGTGGTGATTATCTGTTCTGCCAAAAACCAGCTCTTTAATAAACAGGAAACATTTACCTGCACAGACAATGGGAAGTGGGATTACAAGCCTACTTGTAAGGGTAAGATTGTAGAGAAACACTTCAGGATTTACGGCTTAACTCACTGCGTTACCAAAAGCATGTGAATCTTGTTTCAGAGAGCAGATGTGAAGCTCCAATCAACCAGCACGTGTATCTCCCAAAATATTACTTTAGTGGAGATCTGAAACTGGGAGAAAAGAGATCGTACAGTTGCGAGTCTGGATATCGTAAATTAGCTGAAGTGGTCACATGTACACGAGACGGATGGGCACCAAAACCACTGTGTGCTGGTATGTTCTGTCCAATGTTAAAATCTTCAAAATGTCGTATACATTTAAATTCTATGATTATgtggatgtttgtttgtttttcagaaatgATGTGTAATCCGCCAAAAATTCCAAATGCAGAGATTGTGGGACAACAGAGAGCAATCTACAGAATCAattcaaaaatacaatataaatgtcGTCCTGGATTTGAACCAGAGGAGCCTGTAGAAATCACTTGTGATCCCCAGGGCCAGTGGACGGGCATACAGCAATGCTCTGGTATCTTACagcttgattttatttgattactTTTAACTTGTAAGATGCAATATAAATTCGGATTGAATGATCCATGTTTCAAGTGAGCAACTAGGACCACATATTagcataatactaataaaaatgactacCGTTAAAGTATTGTTgagtattcaaaaataaaattatcttcGTATACAGATGGTACCTGTCAGGAGCAAGaactcaaaaatataaaaattatatttgggtATCCGAGCATCGCTTTACCTTATACACCTGGACATATCTTGGTTTTTCGATGCACTGATGACAACATGAGGTTTTACGGCCAACGTGCAATTGAATGCCTGCCAGATGGGAGGTGGAATTACCCATATCCACAATGTGGAGGTACTGATATATTCCTACAGCTTTGTTATATAATGTGTTATACAGGTCTATAAATCAGAAGGAAAGtgttaatcaaatttaattattttctactATTGGAACTACCATCAACATTAACACCTTACGTTGAACTAATTGTATCTTGTATATGTTTTGCTTCCTCTAGGAAAGGTTCAGTGCTCCCAACCAACAAAGAACTTGCAGTTTGTGACACTGGCAGATGAGAAAACTGAATACAGCAACTTTGAGATACTGCAATACACATGCAAGAAACCTTACGATCAAAATCCAAGAGGAGTTTTGATGTGCCAAAATGGAAAATGGAACGGAACGTTTGATTGCAAAAGTGAGTCGGCAATAAATTTTGCTATTAGAAGTTACTGCGGAAAGATCTGAGACATAGAAACATTCTCACAGAAACACATTATTGGAAAATCGGCTACTTCCCTCTTCTGACGTTTTAATTATGAGTCTGTCATTTTCAAGGCAAGTGCTTTGTTGTCTGAAAGAACAGGACTCATGGCCCATTAATAAGTTCATATCTTGCCTGTTTCTAGGGGCAATCTCATTAAAGCCAAAAAGTATAAAAGATATTTAGTCAGTATCCAAAAGGATTTGAATCAAATGTATCATTCCATTCATAAGTAGAAATATAAACATTAGACAATATAGATATTAAGCTTGCTGACAATTCTGCAGTTTCGTTGGAATAAATGTTATATTCGCTTTGTTCAATACATAACGTCAAGAGAAAGCAATGTAGATTCTGAAGggaaaacaaatacaactttaCAGAACTAAAGCTATATTTCTCCCATCAACTCCAAAGGCATGTGAAGGCAGCGTCAATCCAACATTATAGACTATTTTCTGATGTGAGAACCCTAATGTGTGTCAGTATATTGAGTGTATTAGTATGTATATTGTGCATTGgctcttaaaatgaaaataatggtaATTAAACAACCcaggacaaaaataaaattactcacaGCTCTTGGCTAAATACCATTTGTAGcattaataaagatttttaaatatttaatttattgagtGAAGAAGACTATacacttattttatatttgattattaatggaaataataactgaaacatttaaaaatgtattagaacATGAGGTTACGTAAGTCAACAAAatgattcttttttattttattaattttttgtggtgtgaccaattacattttaaatgggtCAAATTTGGCACAAGCCCCACCGGGCCAGTAGAAACTAAACTTAGCATTAAGCCCTGCTctttctaatttaaaatgtggAGAATGCTAGATCTAACAAGCCAAAGCAACTGCTGAAAATAACCATCATTTTTAcccttcaagtaaaaaaaatgtgcttaaaaaaatCAATGACAGCTTTAACTTGTCAAGTGCTCATAAGCAATGTTATTATAgtttagcttttttaaattagtttttattttaatatcgttttactttttttatatatatatatccttttcaTAGTTATTTTCATGAATGGTTTTGTTAGTTttggtttaattttcattttacaaacacatttctatttagtttagattagatttcatttcAGTTATTGTTTTAGTAATTATAGTTTAGCAGCTAACAGAACACTTCTAATGTAGACTAAAGAAAGCAAAGCAAGACATttattttcagcaaaatgtaatgtttgcacAGTTTAAAGTTAACTCTTGATAAAAATAACATCGGTTTGAGATGCAAAAAAGAATCAAACAAATGCACCTTAAATGTACACAATACATGATGAACGTGTCTGAACAAACATACATATTAAAGATTAAATctttgcgtttgtgtgtgtgttggatatTAATTTAGCAAAAACAGACTAATACAATCTTAAAGGTTTCAAATGTGCATTTGTGTAGTGTTAATATTACTTGCACTAACAGACTAGACCACAATCTTCAAGTGTGTGCATAGTGTTCAATTTTACTTTAAACAAACAGAccagaataaaatgtatttatcagtTAACTGATGTTGCTGTCATCCTCAGCTAACCTCACATGCATAAAGCGCCATCTACaggtaaatgtattttacaccctttttgttttaaactaaAACACGTCAGATTTTCCGCCACGGGATGAGAACTTATTTATTACGAAACCAAATACTTATTTttgatcattattattttatttcagttagtttttcAATAACTCTTGATTGTTTCGTTtcatttgttcaaaattttacattttatttcagttaacgaaAATGTTTTCGTCTTAGTTTCAATTTTCGTTTACGAAAATTACCTTGCTTAAAAGTGACCTTGTTGAATGGGATAATTAGCTGCTCCTCAGGTGGCTCCTTTTTGTCTCCATGTTGTACATTAAATTTGTGAAATGCAATACCCATGGGTTATCTCTTACATACGGAGCCCCGCTGTAATGGAGTTAATGCAGAAGTCGACAGTGAAACAAACACTTGATAAGGCAGAGTAAACTGGCAACACTTCACAAAAATGCAATTTGGTGGCCAAGTTAACATGGCTGCCAAACAGGAAGTAGCTGCAGAAAAAGAGCTCACAGTCAAAACTCAGGCAAGAGCCCCCTCTGCTGGCCTGGCGTTACACCCGCACATGTCATTCaaggaaaacatttataaatcgtgtgaacattttaataattatttattataattatttacctACTCATCtcatacaacagttcattaagaatttaatattgtattattttagacaatgttgtctgttttgatcaattttgccagCCAGAAGATAAAGACAATACAGAATTTTTCATCTCCGAGCAACCCACAgcaacatttcatttcttaatccacattttgaatgaattgggCATGTTGAACCATtggcatatgtttttttttaaattattattataatttgttttattgtatatgtGCAAATGTGTTGGCTTTGAAGTGGCACTGCACAGACTCATCATTGTGTGACATCAACCAACAGTACCTATGAGAGCGATTCTAAAGCACAAGGAGTCATCTGCTCTCTACACTCTTGTGGTACTTTGATTTCACACatcgatcggtctgatggtgatgatctgtttcaagtcgaacaagcctaatgattcaatgaaccattcataaagaaccatttacttcactcctgaattaATCAGCTAtttgaacaaatcaaataaatgaataaatgactcaatgacttaatcattaagacatttaccaccaccagCTGGcggttttagtttattatttagagtattatttcattaaataaataaattaacattttcacactaataataataaaattaagaaaataaattactaaagttatagttcacccaaccaaaaatttGAATTCTGTCATCTCAAAGAGTAGGCTTTATGTAAtcaattttatcaaacaaaatattttgtaatgcctgtttgatgctttacacaacacTTACTTTAAATTATCTGTtgggagtaatttctccaaatttgatgtgtgattaattcaattaattaatcacctcatcatgtaattaattagataaccATTTTTGTctagtctaaatatatttgagctatactcctagaatccgtgttttcattattatatggtagagggcgctagtacacatcttctgcacagaataaaaaataaataaaaaaaaacagatgaagaagaaaaaacaaaacaacagatgAGATCCTTTATAGAGACATAgcagtatacttaaagtatgatgtaaagttcacttaaaaaaaaacttatgagtatacttgcagcaCTACAAGAATACTGAtttttgtatacttgctacataaagtatacttaaaaatatacttgcactttacttaagtatacgtaataaaataaacttgaagtccagtttttattaagttttttttttccctgtatgccatgtgcagggctccgtacaTTCCAAAAGGATGATGCGTAAAAACTTGAATGGAGATTATAATGCTGGATGTATAAtggatgtaaatgtaaatgtgatattgttatttttgtaggTACGACCTGTCCACCTCCTCCATATCTTCAACATGGAGACTACAGCATCAACAGTGCAAAAGATGAAGTGATCACAGCAGTATCTTACACTTGCCAGTCTTACTATGTGCTTACCAAGCAACAggatatatataagtgtgtggaTGGGAAATGGGAGACCCCTCCAAAATGCCTGAGtgagtcatttttgtcattttaatttgtgatagatttgtattgtttttcattttatgtttatgCTTGACTCTGTCGTAGGACCTTGTGAAATTGATGACATTGTTGAGAAGTACAATCTGCAGCTTCCTAAAGAAAAGGTCTACATAAGGCATGCTGAAAAGTATAGACTGAACTGTAGAGATGGGTGGAATACTGGAAGTGATTTTAAACCTTATGTGGATGTGTCGTGCTCCAACGGGAATCTGCAGATTGACAAAAGTTGTGAGTATTGTTCCATTTTCAGAACCTGAATTAGTCATATTGTTAATCTATACAATTATTGATTTGTTATGTATTTGGTTGTTTCTTTAGGTAACTAACTATTTACTGGAGTGGTGACTGAGGTACCCCATTaagtaaaaattacaaatttatttttatacaaaagaAGACATCCCTAAAAGGAGGTAATAAGATATTTTATTAGGTTTAACTCACTTCTGGTATAAATTTGCCCCGTAATATATTTAAGTATCTACTGTCAGTTATTAAGTTCAGACAAGCTGTTCTCAGAGGACTCATGTAAATCtgtaatattattgcagtttttaatgtgtttggtaGGCCATTTTTTTGTACAATGTGATCATGACAAACTATCAATATCACACGAAATTTCTCACAGGAACCACTTGGTGGTAGAGTTGCTTCACGCTTTTTGGCAAAGCACTAAGACAATGTAATCATAACATTATGACTTTTTGTAAGGCTGCTATGTGAAAaactctatacaaataaatttgctTGAATTAGCCATATTCCATTGGTTGTTTATTTAGTGAAAAAAAGGTAACAGTAACTGATCTTCAAGAAGTAACATAATTGGTTTTCTACTGCATGACAAATAGTTGTCACAAGTAcataatgtttcattcatttttataaagcGATGAACATTCACTTTAATTTCAGCCTTCAACCCTGTTACTGAATCTATGAAACAGtgatcaaattaataattttctttcatttatatgGAGTGTATCAAACCTTTGGTCCAAAGCTACTGCAGCACCTGAGCTTAATTTTATGGGAAATGTAAAACCTTGTTGCTTATTCtggatttttttatgaatagaaacTAAAACTGCTCAAATAATGTTAAGTTTTGGGGAACACTCATTTTGAACCTTTTGAATGGGCTAAAACTCAGCAAACACAAATATTTGCATACAAAGAAAAAGACCTTTGAGTTTAACATATCAGTGTTTATCAGTCGTCCACAGTGTAAGATCCAGTAAATGACGTCCAACTTTTacgagaaagaaaaacaacaacaaaaaaagaatgaatacTTATATATTAAGTGTAAGATGATGAGGATCATCTATGGCATACGGGgacaacaattattttattttttttattttacattatgtatCAAGTCTTTATCTATCTCagctttttcatcttttttttttttttttgcagtattgcAATTGCAGtaacagaaatattttgcaatGTGTAATTGGAAGTTTGTATATTCTGAAACATCTGTCATCGCACTcatttgtgtagtttttttttctttacaatgcTTTGTGGGAcagattaattaatcaaatactgttcttcttaaaatatattgtcaaaTTTGAATTTCAGTAATATTTGTAGTACACAGAGAGATCTTTGTTAAAAGTGATGTCTTTTTGTTGATCCACAAGCAAGCAAGGGTTTCAGAGACAAAGAACAAAAAGTTACTTCTTAAGTGAACTCAAAACTAGAGTTTCTATAAAAAATCTTTAGCTTCATatctttttttagtattttttttagtagtttttattagtttgttgaCAAAGTCAAGgcaatttattatttgtaatgtcaCGTTAGGGATGAACTCAGGCACTGACAGGATGCAcaacacacagggtttattaTTGAAaagaggggaaaacaaaacccacgagggggaaaaccaCAACTACGGCAAAGACAAATACCTTAACAAGACTAGGACCAAACAATCAACGAAAACTCTTCACACAAGTACTCTAACCACAGATAAACAAAACACAGGTAATACAACGTCTCTTCAAAATGTAACAATGAACCGCACAAGACCGTGAACACAAGGGGATAGAAATAGGTAGACTAATGAAGacataacaggtgacacaggtaaagcaataatgacaaaactaggataacaaaGGGGCAGGgcaaggaaacgagacaacacaagcacatggcccaacgaccaggccatgtgcttgcacacaaaacacgggcctgtcatgatcctgcctcaagactagaggaaaatcaaggacacaagggcagaatcatgacatgtaatgtaatttttattttttacttaaatgttaTACATATTGTAATGCTCTTCTTAAAATGtagaaatatcaaaaaaaaaaaaaaaaaaaacacatatatccTCCTGTGTATTCGGTTGACAAATGTAAACGTAAGATAAAtcttttgttttaatcaaaatataattgaGCATGTTCATGGAATGGTCTGATGTAAAAGCATCCACCTTTtgactttataaaattattaactttttgaTCCCCCATCATACAAACAGAGACCTAAAtcagaaaacaaaagcatttgtGATATGAACAGAAAATGAGAGTTCCTGTACAAATCATACATTTTTCCTGTTTTCTGTTACCTTTGTGCAAAGTCAAGGTgagtttattaattttaagtagGATACTATACATATTCTTCTCAGAATGTCTTTGAGAGgacattaaatatgaaaacacagTACCAATTGCGAAAGCTTCATATGCTAATGGTGAAACAGTGAGAATGAACTGCATGACAGGTTATACTGTGTGAAAAAGGAGAATGGAAAAAATCCATTGAGTGACCATGTGCAAGTAAGAGAATTGTCAGTATaatgaatatacatatatatatatatatatatatatatatatatatattaacaaagcAGTGTTACCAAGTTAAGTTAAATTTGTTtgatttctgcaaaaaaaaaaaaaaaaatagtaatccAGGGGACACACCAAATGGTGattttaacaaataaccagatgccatctgattcaaatatttcaTCAACGTTTAATAGTGATGCCTTTataaatttcttcactgataaaatagacaACATCagcaatacaataacaaatgtagattctataGTGTCTAattcttcagtttcatccattgcaAAGATAaattgcagtgctttacaactataggacaggaagagctaaataaacttatcactgcatctaaaccaacaacatgtttattagatcatgTACCTACTGAATTACTGAAAGAACTGTTACCTGTAGTTGAAGAACCACTTCTTgatattattaactcgtcgttatctttaggtcacgtcccaaaaccattcaatcTGGTgattattaagcctcttattaagaaaccacaacttgatcttagtgtactggcaaattatagacccatttcaaatcttcaatttatttctaacatttttgaaaaatgttgtgtcTGCTCAGTTGTGCTCcttcatgcaaaaataaataaataaataaataaataataaaaaaaaaataaaaagatctgtATGGAGATttccagtcaggtttcaggccctaCCATAGCACAGacactgcacttgttaaaattacaaaagacTTGCTTTTTGCCttagatcaaggctgcatctcattgctagttttacttgatcttaatGCTGatttcgacaccatagatcatgacatactcattaaatcgataaaaaaattatacaggtattcaagggcatgCTCTTAGATGG
This DNA window, taken from Carassius auratus strain Wakin chromosome 47, ASM336829v1, whole genome shotgun sequence, encodes the following:
- the LOC113064968 gene encoding complement factor H-like isoform X2 translates to MRVPVQIISFSCFLFSVTFVHGQVTCKLEVTEPEVIRTIPMGKTDFKAGEMVVIICSAKNQLFNKQETFTCTDNGKWDYKPTCKESRCEAPINQHVYLPKYYFSGDLKLGEKRSYSCESGYRKLAEVVTCTRDGWAPKPLCAEMMCNPPKIPNAEIVGQQRAIYRINSKIQYKCRPGFEPEEPVEITCDPQGQWTGIQQCSDGTCQEQELKNIKIIFGYPSIALPYTPGHILVFRCTDDNMRFYGQRAIECLPDGRWNYPYPQCGGKVQCSQPTKNLQFVTLADEKTEYSNFEILQYTCKKPYDQNPRGVLMCQNGKWNGTFDCKSTTCPPPPYLQHGDYSINSAKDEVITAVSYTCQSYYVLTKQQDIYKCVDGKWETPPKCLRPCEIDDIVEKYNLQLPKEKVYIRHAEKYRLNCRDGWNTGSDFKPYVDVSCSNGNLQIDKSCN
- the LOC113064968 gene encoding complement factor H-like isoform X1, translating into MRVPVQIISFSCFLFSVTFVHGQECLREDITYENTQPVLNVSYADGESVSVNCMTGYTGFCKLKCKNGQWLTFIAQRCSITCKLEVTEPEVIRTIPMGKTDFKAGEMVVIICSAKNQLFNKQETFTCTDNGKWDYKPTCKESRCEAPINQHVYLPKYYFSGDLKLGEKRSYSCESGYRKLAEVVTCTRDGWAPKPLCAEMMCNPPKIPNAEIVGQQRAIYRINSKIQYKCRPGFEPEEPVEITCDPQGQWTGIQQCSDGTCQEQELKNIKIIFGYPSIALPYTPGHILVFRCTDDNMRFYGQRAIECLPDGRWNYPYPQCGGKVQCSQPTKNLQFVTLADEKTEYSNFEILQYTCKKPYDQNPRGVLMCQNGKWNGTFDCKSTTCPPPPYLQHGDYSINSAKDEVITAVSYTCQSYYVLTKQQDIYKCVDGKWETPPKCLRPCEIDDIVEKYNLQLPKEKVYIRHAEKYRLNCRDGWNTGSDFKPYVDVSCSNGNLQIDKSCN